A region of the Myxococcus stipitatus DSM 14675 genome:
GCGCTCCTGGCCACCGAGGGCGTGCGGCTGTCCTTCACCGACGACGCCGTGACGGAGCTGGCGCGCATCGCCCAGCAGGCGAACGAGCGCACGCAGAACATCGGTGCTCGCCGCCTGCACACCGTCCTGGAGCGACTGCTCGACGAGGTGTCCTTCTCCGCCAGTGAGCTGGGGCCTCGGGACTTCCAGGTGGACGGCAATTATGTGCGCGAGCGCCTGGGCGCCATCATCCAGGACGAGGACCTGTCGCGCTACATCCTGTAGCGCGCTATATGGCGCGCCAGCAGCCGTCCCACTCACGCTCAAGGAAGGTGACCCCCTTGCCGCAGCCCGTACCCGCCACCGCCACCCCGGCCTCCAACGACACCCTCATCCAGAAGGCCAAGAGCCACCTGCTGCAGAACTACAAGCAGCAGCCCATCGTCCTGGTCAAAGGGCGAGGGACTCGCGTCTGGGATGCGGACGGGCGTGAGTACCTGGACCTCATCGGCGGCGTGGCGACGTGTGCGCTGGGCCACTGTCATCCGGAGGTGGTGGCGGCCGCGCACGCGCAGCTGGACTCGCTGTGGCACGTCTCCAATGCGTTCTACTCGCAGCCGCAGATCGACCTGGCGGCGAAGCTGTCCGAGTGGAGCGGCCTGCCGCGCGCCTTCTTCTGCAACTCCGGCGCGGAGGCGAACGAGGCGCTCCTGAAGCTGGCCCGCAAGGTGATGAAGGACCGCGGGATGCCGGAGCGCTTCGAGGTCATCACCTTCGAGCGCAGCTTCCACGGCCGCACCCTGGCCACCGTCACGGCGACGGGGCAGCCGAAGTACCATGCGGGCTTCGAGCCGCTCCCCGCGGGCTTCCAGCACGTGCCCTACGGCGACCTGGACGCGGTCCGCGCCGCGGTGAAGCCCACCACGGCCGCCATCCTCGTGGAGCCCATCCAGGGCGAGGGCGGGGTGCGGCAGGCTCCGCCGGGCTTCCTCAAGGGCCTGCGCACGCTGTGCGACGAGAAGGGCCTGCTGCTCCTGGTGGATGAGATCCAGACGGGCATGGGCCGCACGGGCATCCCCTTCGGCTTCATGCGCGAAGGCATCCTCCCGGACGCCATCAGCATGGCCAAGGCGCTGGGCAACGGCCTGCCCATCGGCGCCATGCTGTGCCGCGACGAGGTGGGGGCGAGCCTGTCTCCGGGCAGCCACGGCTCCACCTTCGGCGGCAACCTGGTGGCCGCGGCCGCCGCGAACGCCGTCCTGGACGTGATTCGCCGGCCGGGGTTCCTGGAGGAAGTGACGGCCAAGGGGGCCTGGTTCCTGGGTCGCCTCCGGGAGATCCAGGGGCGCCTGCCCGCGGGCCGCGTCGTGGAGGTCCGTGGCCAGGGCCTGCTCGTGGGCCTGGAGATGGACCGGGACGCGCCCCAGGTGCTCGCGAAGCTGCGCGAGGGGGGGGTGCTGGGCAACGCCGCCGGAGACAGGACGGTCCGTTTCGCCCCACCGTTCACCATCACCCGTGAGGAGTTGGACCAGAGCCTGGCCATCATCGAGCGGGTGCTGGCCGCCCTCTAGAGTCTGGTGTCCTGGAGGGGGGAAGCCTGGGTGGGGGCAAACTGGGTGTTTGACGCCCCGCTCCCCCCAAACCTAGGCTTTCCACCTTCGGCAACCCGTTCGTGGACCGTCCTGTGAGCGCGCCAAACACGATTGTCGGCCTGGGGGCTCGGACAGACCACATCGCCACTGTGCCCAACGTGGACCCCGCTCGCCTCCAGCTCACGCCGGAGGAGACCGCGGTGCTGTCACTCGTTGGCCGCGTGGAGCGTATCGAGCTGGTGCTGTCACGTTCCACCCTGGGTGAGGCCCGCACCATCGCGCTGCTCCTGTCGCTTCGCGCGAAGGGCGCCATCGTCCCCGCGCGCGTGGTGCCTCGGAACCAGCCCGCGCCCGCGGTGGATGCGGCCCTGGCCGAGGAAGTCGACCTGGAGCCGGAGCGGAAGAAGGAGATCATCGACCTGGAGCGGGCCCTGGACGGGTTGGACCACTTCGCCGTCCTGGGGCTGCGGCCGGGGGCCCCCGCCACCGAGGTGAAGCAGGCGTACTACAACGCGTCGCGCCGCTATCACCCGGACCGCTACTTCGGAAAGAACCTGGGCAGCTTCCGCGCGCGCATGGAGCGCATCTTCCGGAGGCTGACCGACGCGCACAACGTCCTCACGCAGCAGGACAAGCGCGATGCGTACCTCAAGGCCCACCCGGCGCTCGCGCAGGCGTCCACGCCCGCACCGGCGCCCGCCGCTCCCGCGGCCTCGCCCGCTCCCGTCTCCGCGGCGTCGTACCCCGCGATGGAGCTGACGCCCCTCACGCCGGTGCCGCGCTCGCTGACGCGCCCCACGCCCGTCGCGGCGCCGCCTCCGCCCACGCCCGCACCGGTGAACGACGCGGAGTCGGAGGCCCGGCGCGCGGAGCGGCAGGCTCGGCTGGCTCGCCATCCGTACATGGCGCGCAACGTGAAGCTCTCGGAGCTGGTGGCGCGGGGCAAGGCGGCGGTGGCTCGGGGGGACTGGGAGCGGGCGTACCAGGACTTCCACCAGGTGCAGACGCTGGACCCGAAGAACCGCGAGGTGGCGACGCTGCTCCTCGAAGCCCGCAAGAAGCATGACGAGCAGCGCGCGGCCGTCGAGGTGTCTCGCGGGCGTGAGCTGGAGCAGCACGGCGACGACGTGGCGGCGCTGGCGGCGTTCCGGCTGGCGTACTCGCTGGATGGGGCGAACGCGGAGGCCGCGTATCGCGCGGCGAAGCAGGGGCTTCAGCAGGGCCAGGACGTGGGCGAGGTTCGCGCGCTGGCGCAGCGGGCCGTGGACCTCCAGGGGGCTCGGGTCGAGCACCATCTGTTGTTGGGGCGGATTCTCATGGATGCCGGGTCCAAGAAGCTGGCCAAGCGGGTGTTCGAGGATGCAGCGAAGTTGGAGCCGGACAACGCCGAGGCCAAGGCGGCGCTCAAGAAGCTGCGCTGGACCTTCTAGGATGGACACGCTCTGCCATGGCTGAGTCCGAACCTCTCATCGGCATCGACCTGGGGACGACGAACAGCATCGTCGCCACCGTCCAGGACGGGCAGCCGGTCGTCATCAAGAACCGCACGGGCCAGACGCTGACGCCCTCGGTGGTGGCGGTGTCGAAGAACGGCAAGCGCCTGGTGGGCGGCATCGCCAAGCGCCAGGCCATCACCAACCCGCAGGAGACAGTGTACGCGGCGAAGCGGCTCATCGGCCGGAAGTTCTCCTCGCACGAGGTGCAGGACGCGCTCCGCACGCTGCCCTACGAGGTGGTGGCGGGGCAGCACGACGACCTGCGCATCCGCATGGGCGGCAGGGACCTGGCCGTCCCCGAGCTCAGCGCCATGATCCTCCAGGAGCTGAAGGCGGATGCGGAGGCGCACTTCGGCCGTCCGGTGAGCAAGGCCGTCGTCACGGTGCCGGCGTACTTCAACGACGCCCAGCGCCAGGCCACCAAGGACGCGGGCCGGATCGCGGGCCTGGAGGTGCTGCGCATCATCAACGAGCCCACCGCGGCGGCGCTCGCGTATGGCTTCAGCCGCACGGTGAATGGCCGCGTGGCGGTGTTGGACCTGGGCGGCGGCACCTTCGACGTGTCCGTGCTGGAGATCAACCAGGGCGTCTTCGACGTCGTGGGCACCGGCGGCGACACGTACCTGGGCGGCGAGGACTGGGACAACCGCATCATCGAGTGGCTCGTCTTCGGCTTCGCGAAGGAGCACGGCATCGACCTGCGCAAGGACCGCATGGCGTTGCAGCGGCTCAAGGACGCGGCGGAGAAGGCCAAGGTGGAGCTGTCCGGCGTCCGCGAGACGCAGCTCAACCTGCCGTTCATCAGCACGCCTCCGGGCGCTGGCGCCGCGCTGCACCTGCAGGCCGCGCTGTCGCGGGAGAAGCTGGAGGAGCTGACCTCCGACCTGGCCGAGCGCGTGGTGGGCATCACCACGGAGGTGTTGGGTGAAGCGGGCGTGCGCGCGTCGGAGCTGAAGGAAGTCATCCTGGTGGGCGGCATGTCGCGCATGCCCAAGGTCGTCGAGGCCGTGCGCACCTACTTCCGTCGCGAGCCCTGCAAGGGCGTGCACCCCGACGAGGTGGTGGCCCTGGGCGCGGCGATCCAAGCGCATGCGCTGGTGGCCCAGGAGGGCGAGCTGCTGCTGCTGGACGTCACGCCGCAGAGCCTGGGTGTGGCCATCGCCGGTGGCTACGTGCGACGCATCATCCCGAAGAACACGACGGTGCCCACGTCCGCCACGGAGGTGTTCGCGACGTCGAAGGACTTCCAGCGGCTGGTGAAGATCATGGTGCTCCAGGGCGAGCACGAGCAGGCGCACCAGAACGAGCTGCTCGGGGAGTTCGTCCTCACGGGCCTTCGCGAGGCGCCGAAGGGGCAGGTCGAAATCGAGGTGACGTTCGACATCAACGCGGAGGGCATCGTGTCCGTCTCCGCGAGGGACCGTGAGACGAGCCTGCGTCAGTCCATCACCGTCACCGCCTCCAGCGGCCTCACCGAGGAGGAGCTCAAGCGCATCATGGACGAGCAGCGCGGCTACCTGATGGCCGCGCGCATCTCCGAGGAGCTGAAGTCCAAGCGCGTGGAGCTGGACACCCTCGCGCGCGATGTCATGGACGCGCTGACCCGCGCGAGGCTCCTGCCCGGTGGCGGGGGCCTGGCTCCGGACGTGGTGCCGCGCGCCGAGCAGGTGCTGGAGCACGCGCGGCGCGTTCGCGCGGGGGAGGACACGGGAGCGCTGGGCCGCGCCTGTGAGCTGCTCGCCGGATGCCTTGCCAGCCTCAAGGGCGCCGCGCGAGGCGGCATGGGGAGCTAGATGACCACGGAGCGCGCCAACCAGCTCGTCGAGGCGGGGCAGTGGCTGCGCCTCAGTGGCGACCCGCAGGGGGCGCGCAAGCTGTTCGAGCGGGCACTCGTGTTGGACATGGGCAACGTCCGCGCTCGCGAGGCGCTGGCCTCTCTGGACGCGCCGGTGGGACGGGGCGCTTCAACGCTGAACTCTCCCGCGGACATCGCGCCCCTGGCGTCCCTCGACGGCGATTGGGGCGCGTGGGCCGAAGGGGAGGGCGGTCCGCTGGAGGAGGAGGACGAGGAGCGCTCGCCCAGCGTGCTGCTGCCGGAGTTCGACGAGCCGGTCCCCGGAAGCGACGTGCTGGCCCTGCTGGCCCGCGACGAGACCCCCACGACCCAGGAGTCCGGTGTCCCCGATGGCGACACCGACGAGTACGGCGTCCCCGCAGGCGAGAACGAGCTGGAGCGGCTGCTCCGTGGCGCGACGGACCTGCTGGAGCTGGATGACCACTCGGGCGCGGTGGACCTGCTCTTCAAGGCGCAGGAGCTGGCTCCGGGCGACCCTCGCGTCGAGGCGCTCCGTGCGCGCAGCGAGCGGATGTTGATGGGCATGCTCGAGTCGAAGCTCGGGGACCTGGGCCGGGTGCCTCGGGTTCGGCTCCAACCCGATGACATCATCTGGCTCAGCCTGGACCACCGCGCGGGCTTCGTCCTCGCGCAGATTGATGGCGCGGTGACGTTCGAGGACGTGTTCTCCCTGTCGGGGATGACGCGCCTGGATACGGCCCGCATCCTCGCGCAGCTCCTCGACGAGGGGGTCATCGCCGCGGCCTGAGCCGCGATTGGGAAGCCGAGTTGACAGGTTCCTGTCATGATGACAGTTTCAGGGGGTCGTGCGCCCTTGGAAGTGGAGTCCGTGCGCGCGGCCTGCGTGAGGCGCATCCATGGACCCTGATTCCAGCATCCCCGCGCTCCCGTGTGTCGAGCTGGGGGCGACCCTCGAGTTCTACGGCCGTCTGGGTTTCAAGACGACGTATCAGCAGCGCGCGCCCAATCCCTATGCGGCCACGAACCGCCAGGGGGCGGAGCTCCACTTCTTCGGGGTGAAGGGATTGGACCCCGCGGCCGCCTACAGCGTCTGTCTCATCATCGTGAGCGAGGTGGAGAAGCTGCACGCGGAGTTCTCGGAGGCCTTTCGTCAGGGCTATGGGAAGGTTCCGCTGCGGGGTGTGCCGCGCATCACCCGGATGAAGAAGGGGCAGTCTCGCTTCACCGTCGTCGACCCGAATGGGAACTCCGTCATGTTCATCCGAAAGGACGAGCCGGAGGGGTATGGCGATGATGACGTCGACACGGACGCCCAGCCCGCCTCCGTGTTGGGCAAGGCCCTCAAGACGGCGCGCCGGTTGCGTGACTTCAAGGGGGACGACGCGATGGCCGCGAAGGTCCTCGACGGCGCGCTGAAGAAGCCCGGAGGCGGGACGGTGCTGGAGCGGGCTCGGGTCATCCTGGCCAGCGCGGAGCTGGCCGCGGTCCTGTCGGGCTCGGACCGGGCGCGCGAGCGGCTTCGCGAGCTGGACGCACTGGCGCTCTCGGCCTCGGAGCGCGACTCGCTGCGGGAGGAGCACGCCGCGGTGCGGAAGTTCATCGAGGCCGCGAAGTAGACGCGGCGCTTCGCGCGTCGAGCGAGGAGGCCAGGAGCCGTCGAGCCCCTGGCCTCGGCACGGGCACTACCCTCGGACGACGGCGGTCCAGGTGCCCTTCACCACCAGGTCGCCGCGCTGGTTGCGCGACTCGGTGGTGGCGATGAGGAACTGCTTGCCCGCCTTCTCGTAGACATCCGAGATGCGGCCCGTGGTCGTCATCACGTCGCCGGGACGCATGACGTCCAGGAACTCCAGCTCCTGCTCACCGTGCACGAGCATCAGCAGGTTCAGGTCGAGCTCCGGGTCCGCGACGGCGCTGGCGAACGGGCGGATGGCGAAGACGACGGCGAAGCTGGGGAAGGCAATCAAGTCCCCATAGGGGCCCGCCTTGGCGGCCTGGTCGTCGTAGAGGAGGGGACTGACGTGGGCGGGGGGCTCGCCCGGGGTTCCGGCGGCGGGGTGCGCACCTCCCACGGCGAAGGTGAACTCGCGCAGCTTCTCCGCGCCGATCGTGTACGTGAACGGGCCGTACTCCCGGCCGATGAAGCGCTTGTCGATGGCCATGGTGTCTATCCGATGGAGGCTTCGACGACGGCGCCCTTGAGGACGGCCTCGCCGCGCTGGTTGGTGGCGGTGACTTCGGTGGTGAGTCGGCCCGCTTCGATGGCGGTGACGCGGCCCTCGAAGGTGACGGTGTCGTCGGGGCGAACGGGGCGCGAGAAGCGCACCTTCACCTTGCGGATGCGGCCCGGGTCGCCCACGAAGACGGCGACGGCTTCCACCGCCCAGCCCAGCGTGCAGAGCCCCTGGAGGATGACGCCGTCGAGGCCGGCCACCTTGCCGACCTCCGGGTCGATGTGGATGGGATTGAAGTCGCCGGATGCGCCCGCGTAGTAGATGGGCCGGTACACGTCGCACTCGCGGACGTGCGTGAAGGTATCGCCTACCTGGAAGGAGCGTGCCATGAGGCCTTCCGGTCTATCACGGCCCCGCCCGGCGTCACCCTCCGTCAACTCACCCCGTCGCGGTGCCCTGGTCCAGCGGGTCTTCCACCTCGGAGCCCTCGCGGCGCTTGCGGTACTGCTCCCGCACGTAGGCCACCAGCTGGTCCAGGTACGAGGACAGGGGAGGGCAGCGGACCCCCGTGCCGTCCAGCAGCTCCAGGGTGTTGTGGCAGTTGTAGATGGCCAGGTGGTTGACGTAGCTGATGGCCGCCCGCTGGGGGCGGGCCAGCTTCTCCAGCAGCGGCAGCCGCAGCATGACGTCGGCGGCGCGCGCGGAGAGGTTGAAGCGGGGCAGCTTCTTGTTGGCCTTCTCCGCGATGAGCTCGTACACGCGGCGCGCGCTCATGGGATTGGGGTCCACCAGGTGGAAGGTGCGGCCCACGGCGCGCGGGTCCTTCGACAGCCGCCACACCGCCTCCACCACGAAGTCCACCGGCACCACGTTGAGCGGCGCCACGCCGTTGCCCGGCAGCGGCAGCGGCACCACCAGCGGTGAGGTGACCAGCAGGATGCCCAGGTAGTAGGGCCCCTCGAACTTGTCGATCTCGCCCGTGCGGGAGTCGCCCACCACGCTGGACGGCCGGATGATGGTGATGGGCAGGGTGGCGCCGGCGCGGGTGACGAGCCGCTCCGCCTGGAACTTCGTCTCCTCGTAGGGGTTGCGGAAGCCCTGGCCCCGGTCCAGCTCGTCCTCGGCGATGACGCCCAGCCGGTCTCCGGACACGTAGCAGGTGGAGAAGTGGTTGAAGCGCGCCAGGTGCTCGCAGTCGCGCGCCAGCTCCAGCATGTTGCGCGTGCCGTCCACGTTGACGCGCCACGCGGTGTCCTTGGGCACGCCCAGCTGCGCCACGGCGGCCAGGTGGAAGATGTCCGTCACCCGCTCGCACAGGCGCTGGTACTCCTCGCCGGACAGGCCCAGGTGCATGTCCACCACGTCACCGGTGAGCAGCTCCACGGTGGCGCCCTTCAAGCGGGCCGCGTGCTTCTGGGCCTCCTTGAGCGCCTTGGGCTGGACCAGCGCGTAGATGTGCCCCTTCGGATCCTCCCGGGCGATGTGCTCCACCAGCCGCTTGCCGATGAACCCTGGGTAACCCGTGACGAAGTACGTCCCGGCGCCGGCCTTCTTGCGCGTCTCGCTCATTGCGCGCGCAGCATACCCGTCCGTCAGCCGCGCGCGAGCATGGCGCGCCAGACTGTTTCCACCTGGGCTCGGGTGGCCGCCAGGTCCCCGCTGTTATCGATGACCCACGTCGCGTGTGTCCGCTTGTCATCCAGGGGGAGCTGGGACGTCAGCCGGGCCTCGGCCGCCGCCTCGTCCAGCCCGTCGCGCGCCATCAGCCGCGCCTTCTGCAGCTCCCGAGGCACCCACACCAGGGCCACCCCTTCCAGCCAGTGGTGCATCCCCGCCTCGATGAGCAGCGGCACGTCGTAGACGGCGCGCGCCACGCCTCGCTCCTCCAGGAACTGGAGCTTCTCCAGGAAGGCCTCGCGCACGCGCGGGTGGGTGATGGCGTTGAGCGCGGTGCGCTCGGCCTCGTTGCCGAAGACGCGGGCGGCGAGCTTCGCCCGGTCCAGCCGCCCGTCCGGGCCAATCACACCGGGGAAGCGCTCCGCGATGGAGGCAAGCCCCGGCGTGCCCGGCTCCACCACCTGCCGGGCCAGCACGTCCGCGTCGATGACCTCCGCGCCCAGCTCCCGGAGCATCCGCGTGACGGTGCTCTTGCCGGATGAGATGCCCCCCGTCAGCCCGAAGACGTGCACGGTGGGGGGCCTACTTCGCGGCCTTCTGCGTGGTGAACGTGAACGACTGCACCGTCTTGCCGTCCTCGTTGAAGAAGATGGCCAGGCCCAGCTTGGGGTAGAGGAAGTAGGTGCGGAAGTCGTCGGTGAGCTTGCGCTGGTAGCACGGCGCCGAGGGCACGGGGCCGGAGGGGCAGGCGGGGCCGTAGCTGGTCTCGATGGTCTCCTTGTCGATGACCGGCCCGGGGAAGACGTCGATGCGCTCGATGAGCTGTGAGGTGGGGTCCACCTTGAACTGGGCCTGGCTGGTGCCCTTGATGGCCTCCTTGCCCAGGTAGGCGATGGTCTCCTTGCCGTCCTGGCTCACGGTTCGCGAGGGCTCGCCGAACTTCTTGATGACTTCGTCCTTCTTGGTGACGCCAGGCTCCACGCCCTGCCAGGGCTTGGCGGCGGCGGGGAAGGCCAGGGCGAATACGGCGAGCGCGGTCAGGGTCCTCATCACGACTTCCTCCCTAATGGAAAGGGCGGGCGGGGCTCAAGCGCTGCCCTCTCTTTCAACGGACGATTCCGACAGGCATTCAACCACGAGACGCCTTGCCCCGTCCGGGGGGGTCTGCTACTTCGCGAGCCATGCGCGCATCTGGCTTCAGGGTCCTGCCCGTCCTCCTGCTGGCCCTTTGTGGCGCGGCCGGAGCGGCGGATTTCGTCGGCGCCGACAGCTGCAAGGGCTGCCACCCGGAGGCCTACGAGGCGTGGATGCAGTCCAAGCACGCCCGCGCGGTGAGCTCCCTGTCCGAGCAGCAGCAGAAGGACGGCCGGTGTCTGTCGTGCCACTCGCCGGACCAGGTGGCCCAGCAGCAGGCCAGTGTGAGCTGTGAGACATGTCACGGAGGGGGGCAGTACTACTCGCCCGAGTACGTGATGAAGGACCCGGAGCTGGCGCGGCTGGTGGGGTTGGTGGACCCGTCGGAGAAGCAGTGCCGCTCCTGCCATGACGCTTCCTCGCCCTCCTTGCGGCCGTTCGACTTCAAGGAGTCGCTGAAGGCCATCGACCACTGGTCCGCGGAGCGCGCCCGTCGCGCGGCCCGCACCGAGGCGTCTGCTCCCGTGACAACCCCTCCCACCACCACCGCGAAGAAATAACCGCGTGATCAAGATTCTCGACGCACGCTTCGTCATCACCGCCGTGGAGCCCAAGGGCTATCCACAGGGACACACCGCCGAGGTGGCCTTCGTCGGCCGCTCCAACGTCGGCAAGTCCTCCATGAT
Encoded here:
- a CDS encoding aspartate aminotransferase family protein → MTPLPQPVPATATPASNDTLIQKAKSHLLQNYKQQPIVLVKGRGTRVWDADGREYLDLIGGVATCALGHCHPEVVAAAHAQLDSLWHVSNAFYSQPQIDLAAKLSEWSGLPRAFFCNSGAEANEALLKLARKVMKDRGMPERFEVITFERSFHGRTLATVTATGQPKYHAGFEPLPAGFQHVPYGDLDAVRAAVKPTTAAILVEPIQGEGGVRQAPPGFLKGLRTLCDEKGLLLLVDEIQTGMGRTGIPFGFMREGILPDAISMAKALGNGLPIGAMLCRDEVGASLSPGSHGSTFGGNLVAAAAANAVLDVIRRPGFLEEVTAKGAWFLGRLREIQGRLPAGRVVEVRGQGLLVGLEMDRDAPQVLAKLREGGVLGNAAGDRTVRFAPPFTITREELDQSLAIIERVLAAL
- a CDS encoding J domain-containing protein is translated as MSAPNTIVGLGARTDHIATVPNVDPARLQLTPEETAVLSLVGRVERIELVLSRSTLGEARTIALLLSLRAKGAIVPARVVPRNQPAPAVDAALAEEVDLEPERKKEIIDLERALDGLDHFAVLGLRPGAPATEVKQAYYNASRRYHPDRYFGKNLGSFRARMERIFRRLTDAHNVLTQQDKRDAYLKAHPALAQASTPAPAPAAPAASPAPVSAASYPAMELTPLTPVPRSLTRPTPVAAPPPPTPAPVNDAESEARRAERQARLARHPYMARNVKLSELVARGKAAVARGDWERAYQDFHQVQTLDPKNREVATLLLEARKKHDEQRAAVEVSRGRELEQHGDDVAALAAFRLAYSLDGANAEAAYRAAKQGLQQGQDVGEVRALAQRAVDLQGARVEHHLLLGRILMDAGSKKLAKRVFEDAAKLEPDNAEAKAALKKLRWTF
- the dnaK gene encoding molecular chaperone DnaK, whose amino-acid sequence is MAESEPLIGIDLGTTNSIVATVQDGQPVVIKNRTGQTLTPSVVAVSKNGKRLVGGIAKRQAITNPQETVYAAKRLIGRKFSSHEVQDALRTLPYEVVAGQHDDLRIRMGGRDLAVPELSAMILQELKADAEAHFGRPVSKAVVTVPAYFNDAQRQATKDAGRIAGLEVLRIINEPTAAALAYGFSRTVNGRVAVLDLGGGTFDVSVLEINQGVFDVVGTGGDTYLGGEDWDNRIIEWLVFGFAKEHGIDLRKDRMALQRLKDAAEKAKVELSGVRETQLNLPFISTPPGAGAALHLQAALSREKLEELTSDLAERVVGITTEVLGEAGVRASELKEVILVGGMSRMPKVVEAVRTYFRREPCKGVHPDEVVALGAAIQAHALVAQEGELLLLDVTPQSLGVAIAGGYVRRIIPKNTTVPTSATEVFATSKDFQRLVKIMVLQGEHEQAHQNELLGEFVLTGLREAPKGQVEIEVTFDINAEGIVSVSARDRETSLRQSITVTASSGLTEEELKRIMDEQRGYLMAARISEELKSKRVELDTLARDVMDALTRARLLPGGGGLAPDVVPRAEQVLEHARRVRAGEDTGALGRACELLAGCLASLKGAARGGMGS
- a CDS encoding FAS1-like dehydratase domain-containing protein → MAIDKRFIGREYGPFTYTIGAEKLREFTFAVGGAHPAAGTPGEPPAHVSPLLYDDQAAKAGPYGDLIAFPSFAVVFAIRPFASAVADPELDLNLLMLVHGEQELEFLDVMRPGDVMTTTGRISDVYEKAGKQFLIATTESRNQRGDLVVKGTWTAVVRG
- a CDS encoding MaoC family dehydratase, with product MARSFQVGDTFTHVRECDVYRPIYYAGASGDFNPIHIDPEVGKVAGLDGVILQGLCTLGWAVEAVAVFVGDPGRIRKVKVRFSRPVRPDDTVTFEGRVTAIEAGRLTTEVTATNQRGEAVLKGAVVEASIG
- a CDS encoding SDR family oxidoreductase, which produces MSETRKKAGAGTYFVTGYPGFIGKRLVEHIAREDPKGHIYALVQPKALKEAQKHAARLKGATVELLTGDVVDMHLGLSGEEYQRLCERVTDIFHLAAVAQLGVPKDTAWRVNVDGTRNMLELARDCEHLARFNHFSTCYVSGDRLGVIAEDELDRGQGFRNPYEETKFQAERLVTRAGATLPITIIRPSSVVGDSRTGEIDKFEGPYYLGILLVTSPLVVPLPLPGNGVAPLNVVPVDFVVEAVWRLSKDPRAVGRTFHLVDPNPMSARRVYELIAEKANKKLPRFNLSARAADVMLRLPLLEKLARPQRAAISYVNHLAIYNCHNTLELLDGTGVRCPPLSSYLDQLVAYVREQYRKRREGSEVEDPLDQGTATG
- the coaE gene encoding dephospho-CoA kinase (Dephospho-CoA kinase (CoaE) performs the final step in coenzyme A biosynthesis.), which translates into the protein MHVFGLTGGISSGKSTVTRMLRELGAEVIDADVLARQVVEPGTPGLASIAERFPGVIGPDGRLDRAKLAARVFGNEAERTALNAITHPRVREAFLEKLQFLEERGVARAVYDVPLLIEAGMHHWLEGVALVWVPRELQKARLMARDGLDEAAAEARLTSQLPLDDKRTHATWVIDNSGDLAATRAQVETVWRAMLARG
- a CDS encoding cytochrome c3 family protein, translating into MRASGFRVLPVLLLALCGAAGAADFVGADSCKGCHPEAYEAWMQSKHARAVSSLSEQQQKDGRCLSCHSPDQVAQQQASVSCETCHGGGQYYSPEYVMKDPELARLVGLVDPSEKQCRSCHDASSPSLRPFDFKESLKAIDHWSAERARRAARTEASAPVTTPPTTTAKK